A stretch of Desulfobacter hydrogenophilus DNA encodes these proteins:
- a CDS encoding thiamine pyrophosphate-dependent enzyme, with amino-acid sequence MNTKRLMLGNEALAYGLLKNGCQMAYAYPGTPSSEILSAVVALKKEMDLDIHAQWAVNEKVAFETAYAGAQAGLRTAVAMKQVGLNVAADPLMSSVYLGVKGGFVVISADDPGPHSSQTEQDSRLMAVMAKLPVLDPDSPRQAAELAGIAFELSEAFEIPVMLRPTTRVCHSRQSMDVEKIEMTQREAAFEKNPGRWAATPKFRLQLHKELEVKLAKIADYEPTRPRLVSGTAKGGGQAIVLSGVAAANARDIIKERNLDIPVYQVVQPFPLHKEFIKEMDTYDEILVLEETWGVIEMQLADKNRVKGKNTGFISPTGELLPENVEERICAFVGVDYQAPQITMLPGRRPTLCAGCSHRASFYAIKKAAPKGIFTSDIGCYTLGCNLGAVDTVTCMGAGISQAAGFTIAYAKNEKQPPVFSTIGDSTFFHSGIPGLIETVTKKIPYVLVILDNRTTAMTGHQPTPASGRDASGDACIAVNIPDIVKGCGVNFIKTADPYDLPAFINILKEAKAYCQENGPAVVIAEHPCLLDMDRAELKASFKKVIVNRDICDGCGYCVSQFECPALSMDNETEQVCIDPGLCTGCAVCSFVCPKGALVLENQE; translated from the coding sequence ATGAATACAAAACGACTGATGCTGGGAAACGAAGCTTTAGCCTATGGTTTGCTGAAAAACGGCTGCCAAATGGCCTACGCTTACCCCGGCACACCTTCTTCGGAAATATTGTCCGCAGTTGTTGCCCTGAAAAAAGAGATGGATCTGGATATTCACGCCCAGTGGGCCGTGAATGAGAAAGTGGCATTTGAAACCGCTTACGCAGGGGCCCAGGCAGGGCTCAGAACAGCGGTTGCCATGAAACAGGTTGGACTGAACGTGGCTGCCGACCCCTTGATGAGTTCCGTATACCTAGGTGTCAAAGGTGGGTTTGTGGTGATCAGTGCCGATGATCCCGGTCCCCACTCCTCCCAGACCGAACAGGATTCACGCCTGATGGCGGTCATGGCCAAGCTGCCAGTGCTGGATCCGGATTCACCGCGCCAGGCTGCCGAACTTGCCGGTATTGCTTTTGAACTGTCCGAAGCCTTTGAGATTCCCGTGATGCTGCGGCCCACCACCCGGGTGTGTCACTCCCGCCAGAGCATGGATGTGGAAAAAATTGAAATGACACAGCGTGAGGCAGCCTTTGAAAAAAATCCGGGCAGATGGGCGGCAACCCCAAAATTCCGGCTCCAGCTCCACAAGGAACTGGAGGTCAAACTTGCCAAAATCGCAGACTATGAGCCCACCCGTCCCCGGCTGGTATCCGGCACGGCCAAAGGTGGTGGGCAGGCCATTGTTCTATCAGGTGTGGCAGCGGCCAATGCCAGGGACATTATTAAAGAAAGAAATTTGGATATCCCCGTATACCAGGTCGTCCAGCCCTTTCCTTTACACAAGGAGTTCATCAAGGAAATGGATACCTACGATGAAATCCTGGTGCTGGAAGAAACCTGGGGCGTCATTGAGATGCAGCTGGCAGATAAAAACCGGGTTAAAGGCAAAAACACGGGCTTTATCTCTCCGACGGGGGAGCTATTGCCCGAAAACGTGGAAGAACGGATTTGCGCTTTTGTCGGTGTTGATTATCAGGCGCCGCAAATCACCATGCTGCCGGGGCGGCGTCCCACCCTGTGCGCAGGTTGCTCCCACCGGGCCAGCTTTTATGCCATTAAAAAAGCTGCCCCCAAGGGTATCTTCACCAGCGATATCGGATGCTATACCCTGGGCTGCAACCTCGGGGCTGTGGACACGGTCACCTGTATGGGGGCAGGCATCAGCCAGGCTGCCGGTTTCACCATTGCCTATGCTAAAAATGAGAAGCAACCGCCCGTTTTCTCCACCATTGGAGACTCCACCTTTTTCCATTCCGGTATTCCCGGATTGATTGAAACCGTCACCAAAAAAATTCCTTATGTTCTGGTGATTCTGGACAACCGGACCACGGCCATGACCGGCCACCAGCCAACACCGGCCTCGGGCCGGGACGCCTCGGGCGATGCCTGCATTGCCGTAAATATTCCTGACATTGTCAAAGGCTGCGGGGTGAATTTCATAAAAACCGCAGACCCATATGATCTGCCGGCATTTATTAACATTCTTAAAGAGGCAAAAGCGTATTGCCAGGAAAACGGACCGGCTGTGGTGATTGCCGAACATCCATGCCTGCTTGACATGGACAGGGCCGAACTCAAGGCATCCTTTAAAAAAGTAATCGTAAATAGGGATATCTGTGACGGCTGCGGATATTGCGTCAGCCAGTTTGAATGCCCGGCGCTAAGTATGGACAATGAGACTGAACAGGTCTGCATTGACCCT